One genomic segment of Mycolicibacterium neworleansense includes these proteins:
- a CDS encoding LapA family protein has protein sequence MTSDPSVSPDLPEPTPNVPVTPSPDPGKAPDAGKPPAKTGKAAEPKLTRAGALWSALILGFLVLIVLLIFIAQNTEPVPMTFLGWHWSLPTGVAILGAAVAGGLLTVAAGSARIFQLRRTAKKNFKAAQRS, from the coding sequence ATGACCAGCGATCCGTCTGTATCGCCCGATTTGCCTGAGCCGACGCCGAATGTGCCGGTGACACCCTCTCCCGACCCAGGCAAAGCCCCCGATGCCGGCAAGCCCCCCGCCAAGACGGGCAAGGCTGCCGAGCCCAAACTCACCCGTGCCGGGGCGCTGTGGTCAGCATTGATCCTGGGTTTCCTGGTGCTGATCGTGCTGCTGATCTTCATCGCGCAGAACACCGAGCCGGTCCCGATGACCTTCCTGGGCTGGCACTGGTCGTTGCCGACGGGTGTGGCAATCCTCGGTGCCGCGGTGGCCGGAGGGCTGCTGACCGTCGCCGCCGGATCGGCACGGATCTTCCAGCTGCGCCGCACGGCCAAGAAGAACTTCAAGGCCGCCCAGCGCAGCTGA
- a CDS encoding alkyl/aryl-sulfatase, translated as MEQKQPAAVIEAAHRAQLRKLPFADTRDFEDADRGFIAALEPCVVRSADGRVVWDNDAYGFLSGEAPASVHPSLWRQSQLCAKQGLYEVVPGIYQVRGLDISNISFIEGDTGVIVIDPLISTEVASAAFGLYREHRGDRPVVAVIYTHSHGDHFGGVLGVTSQADVDAGKVAVLAPEGFVEHAVQENVYAGTAMTRRATYMYGTQLDRGPAGQVGCGLGQTTSTGEVALIVPTIDIRRTGETHTIDGVDIEFQMAPGTEAPAEMHFYFPQFRALCMAENATHNLHNLLTLRGALVRDPHGWAGYLTEAIDTFADRADVVFASHHWPTWGRERIVEFLSLQRDLYAYLHDQTLRQLNQGYTGVEIAEGFQLPPALEQAWHAHGYYGSVNHNVKAIYQRYMGWFDGNPGRLWPHPPEALGPRYVAAMGGVDRVVELAGKAFEEGDYRWAATLLDHVMFTDADHGPARELYADTFEQLAYGAENATWRNFFLSGATELRVGKFGTAGQVTAPTMLAQLSPEQMFDVLAISINGPRAWDLDLAIDVTFLDTAVNYRLTVRNGVLVYRKADPDEASANATVKLANKLRLLAVAAGDTDSPGLEVTGDADALPSLLAALDRPDPNFDIVTP; from the coding sequence ATGGAGCAAAAGCAGCCCGCCGCCGTCATCGAGGCAGCTCACCGTGCGCAACTGAGGAAGCTGCCCTTTGCGGACACCCGTGATTTCGAGGACGCCGACCGCGGCTTCATCGCCGCGCTCGAACCGTGCGTGGTGAGGTCCGCCGACGGAAGGGTGGTGTGGGACAACGACGCCTACGGCTTCCTTTCTGGGGAGGCGCCGGCATCGGTGCATCCGAGCCTGTGGCGCCAGTCGCAACTGTGCGCCAAACAGGGCCTGTACGAGGTGGTCCCGGGGATCTATCAGGTGCGTGGACTCGATATCTCGAACATCAGCTTCATCGAGGGCGACACCGGTGTGATCGTCATCGATCCGTTGATCTCGACTGAGGTGGCCTCGGCGGCGTTCGGGCTGTACCGCGAGCACCGTGGGGACCGGCCGGTGGTCGCCGTCATCTACACGCACAGCCACGGCGACCACTTCGGCGGTGTCCTCGGCGTCACCTCGCAGGCCGACGTCGATGCGGGCAAGGTCGCGGTGCTGGCACCCGAGGGGTTCGTCGAACACGCGGTGCAGGAGAACGTCTACGCCGGCACGGCGATGACCCGTCGCGCCACCTACATGTACGGCACGCAGCTCGACCGCGGTCCTGCGGGGCAGGTGGGGTGCGGCCTCGGCCAGACCACGTCCACGGGTGAGGTGGCGCTCATCGTGCCCACCATCGACATCCGCCGTACCGGTGAGACCCACACCATCGACGGGGTCGATATCGAGTTCCAGATGGCGCCCGGGACCGAGGCGCCCGCAGAGATGCACTTCTACTTTCCCCAATTCCGCGCGCTGTGCATGGCCGAGAACGCCACCCACAATCTGCACAACCTGCTGACCCTGCGCGGTGCGCTGGTGCGTGATCCGCATGGCTGGGCGGGCTACCTCACCGAGGCCATCGACACCTTCGCCGACCGCGCCGACGTGGTCTTCGCCTCGCACCACTGGCCCACCTGGGGCCGCGAGCGGATCGTGGAATTCCTGTCACTGCAACGGGATCTGTACGCCTATCTGCATGACCAGACCCTGCGCCAGCTCAACCAGGGCTACACCGGGGTCGAGATCGCCGAGGGGTTCCAGCTGCCGCCCGCGCTGGAGCAGGCCTGGCATGCCCACGGTTACTACGGATCGGTCAACCACAACGTCAAGGCCATCTACCAGCGCTACATGGGCTGGTTCGACGGGAACCCGGGCCGGTTGTGGCCGCATCCTCCCGAGGCGCTCGGACCGCGTTACGTCGCGGCGATGGGAGGGGTCGACCGCGTGGTCGAGCTGGCCGGCAAGGCATTCGAAGAAGGTGATTACCGCTGGGCGGCAACACTTCTGGATCACGTGATGTTCACCGATGCCGATCATGGGCCGGCGCGTGAACTCTACGCCGACACTTTCGAGCAGCTGGCCTACGGTGCGGAGAACGCCACCTGGCGCAACTTCTTCCTGTCGGGTGCCACTGAATTGCGCGTGGGTAAGTTCGGTACCGCCGGACAGGTCACCGCGCCGACGATGCTGGCGCAACTGAGCCCCGAGCAGATGTTCGACGTCCTGGCGATCAGCATCAACGGACCGCGGGCGTGGGATTTGGACCTGGCCATCGACGTGACCTTCCTCGACACGGCCGTCAACTATCGGCTCACCGTGCGCAACGGGGTCCTGGTCTACCGCAAGGCCGATCCGGACGAGGCCAGTGCGAATGCCACCGTGAAGCTCGCGAACAAGTTGCGACTGCTGGCCGTCGCGGCGGGGGATACCGATTCGCCCGGTCTGGAAGTCACCGGCGATGCCGACGCACTGCCGTCGCTGCTGGCGGCGCTGGACCGGCCCGACCCGAACTTCGACATCGTCACGCCATGA
- a CDS encoding ABC transporter ATP-binding protein, with amino-acid sequence MITFESVTKQYPDGTVAVDNLDLEVPQGTLTVFVGPSGCGKTTSMRMINRMIDPTSGTLTVNGEDISKVDPVKLRLGIGYVIQSAGLMPHLRVVDNVATVPVLRGESRRSARKAAIGVMERVGLDPKLADRYPAQLSGGQQQRVGVARALAADPPILLMDEPFSAVDPVVREDLQAEILRLQSELRKTIVFVTHDIDEAVKLGDKVAVFGRGGTLLQYADPAFVLSNPADERVSEFVGADRGYRGLQFFHTSGLPLHEIKHVDESDIDALNLSPGQWRLVTKDGLPFAWINAEGVEVHRKGNRLYDSTIGGGSFFPPDGSLRQALDAALSSPSGLGVAIDGEGKLLGGVRADDVLDALKEQRRVPELG; translated from the coding sequence GTGATCACCTTCGAGAGCGTCACCAAGCAGTACCCGGACGGCACTGTCGCCGTCGACAACCTCGATCTGGAAGTGCCACAGGGCACGCTGACGGTGTTCGTCGGTCCGTCGGGCTGCGGCAAGACCACCTCGATGCGGATGATCAACCGGATGATCGATCCCACCTCGGGCACCCTCACGGTCAACGGGGAGGACATCAGCAAGGTCGACCCGGTCAAGCTGCGGCTCGGCATCGGTTACGTCATCCAGAGCGCCGGCCTGATGCCGCACCTGCGGGTGGTCGACAACGTCGCGACGGTGCCGGTGTTGCGCGGGGAATCCCGGCGCAGCGCCCGCAAGGCCGCGATCGGGGTTATGGAGCGGGTGGGGCTGGACCCGAAGCTGGCCGACCGCTATCCGGCGCAGCTTTCAGGCGGGCAACAGCAGCGCGTCGGGGTGGCCCGCGCGTTGGCCGCCGACCCGCCGATCCTGTTGATGGACGAGCCGTTCAGTGCGGTCGACCCGGTGGTCCGCGAGGATCTGCAGGCCGAAATCCTGCGATTGCAAAGCGAATTGCGCAAGACGATCGTGTTCGTCACCCACGACATCGACGAGGCGGTCAAGCTCGGGGACAAGGTCGCGGTGTTCGGCCGGGGCGGGACCCTGTTGCAATACGCCGATCCAGCGTTCGTCCTGTCGAATCCGGCCGACGAGCGTGTGTCGGAATTCGTCGGCGCCGACCGGGGGTATCGCGGGCTGCAGTTCTTCCACACCAGCGGGTTGCCGTTACATGAGATCAAGCACGTCGACGAGAGCGACATCGACGCGCTGAACCTGAGCCCGGGACAGTGGCGGCTGGTAACCAAGGACGGCCTGCCGTTCGCGTGGATCAACGCCGAAGGCGTCGAGGTGCACCGCAAGGGCAACCGGCTTTACGACAGCACCATCGGTGGCGGGTCCTTCTTTCCACCCGACGGCAGCCTGCGCCAAGCACTGGACGCCGCCCTGTCGTCACCGAGCGGGCTGGGGGTGGCGATCGACGGAGAGGGAAAGCTCCTGGGCGGTGTGCGCGCCGACGACGTGCTCGACGCCCTCAAGGAGCAGCGCCGCGTCCCGGAGCTGGGCTAG
- a CDS encoding phosphotransferase family protein: MTNLEGLDLTALDRHLRSEGVARSGELRAELIAGGRSNLTFRVCDDASAWVLRRPPLHGLTPSAHDMAREYKVVAALAGTAVPVARAVTMSNDDSVLGAPFQMVENVDGLVVRSASELARLGDESVISDSVDALIRVLADLHAVDPEAVGLGDFGKPAGYLERQVRRWGSQWDLVRLPDDPRDDDVKRLHQALADSVPAQSRNSIVHGDYRIDNTILDAQDPTKVLAVLDWELSTLGDPLSDAALMCVYRDPMFNLILSMEAAWSSPQMPSAEDLANRYSVQSGQELAHWDFYMALAYFKAAIIAAGIDFRARQGSEAPGSTSVGAAVAPAIASGLRAIS; encoded by the coding sequence GTGACGAATCTGGAGGGCCTCGACCTCACCGCGCTGGACCGGCACCTGCGTTCCGAGGGCGTTGCCCGCAGCGGGGAGCTGCGTGCTGAACTCATCGCCGGTGGCCGCTCGAACCTGACCTTCCGGGTGTGCGACGACGCATCGGCATGGGTGCTGCGACGTCCGCCGCTGCACGGTCTGACCCCGTCCGCGCACGATATGGCGCGCGAGTACAAGGTGGTCGCGGCGCTGGCCGGCACCGCGGTACCGGTCGCGCGTGCGGTGACGATGAGCAACGACGACTCCGTGCTGGGGGCGCCGTTCCAGATGGTCGAGAACGTGGACGGCCTGGTGGTGCGCAGCGCCTCGGAGCTCGCCCGACTGGGCGACGAAAGCGTGATCAGCGACAGCGTCGACGCCCTGATCCGGGTGCTGGCCGATCTGCACGCGGTGGATCCCGAGGCGGTCGGTCTCGGCGACTTCGGCAAGCCGGCAGGCTACCTGGAACGTCAGGTGCGGCGTTGGGGTTCGCAGTGGGACCTGGTGCGCCTTCCCGACGATCCTCGCGACGACGACGTCAAACGTCTGCATCAGGCGCTGGCCGATTCGGTCCCGGCGCAGAGCCGCAACTCGATCGTGCACGGCGACTACCGCATCGACAACACGATCCTCGACGCGCAGGACCCGACGAAGGTCCTCGCGGTGCTGGACTGGGAGCTCTCCACGCTGGGCGACCCGCTGAGCGACGCCGCGCTGATGTGCGTGTACCGCGACCCGATGTTCAACCTGATCCTGAGCATGGAAGCGGCGTGGAGTTCGCCGCAGATGCCGTCGGCCGAGGATCTGGCCAACCGGTATTCGGTGCAGTCCGGCCAGGAGCTGGCGCACTGGGATTTCTACATGGCGCTGGCGTATTTCAAGGCCGCCATCATCGCCGCGGGCATCGACTTCCGCGCACGCCAGGGGTCCGAGGCGCCGGGGAGCACGAGCGTCGGTGCCGCCGTGGCCCCGGCCATCGCCTCGGGTCTGCGCGCCATCAGCTGA
- a CDS encoding SDR family NAD(P)-dependent oxidoreductase translates to MGYADELFDLTDRVVLVTGGSRGLGREIAMGAARCGADVVIASRNLDSCVATADEITAATGRAAWAYQVHVGRWDQLDGLVEAVYERFGKVDVLVNNAGMSPLYESLGSVTEKLFDSVFNLNLKGPFRLSALLGERMVADGGGAIINVSSSGSLRPDQYMLPYAAAKAGLNAMTEGLAKAFGPTVRVNTLMAGPFLTDVSKAWDMAGDPFGHLALKRAGNPPEIVGAALFLMSDASSFTTGSILRVDGGLP, encoded by the coding sequence ATGGGCTATGCGGACGAGTTGTTCGATCTCACCGACCGGGTCGTGCTGGTCACCGGCGGCAGCCGCGGACTGGGTCGCGAGATCGCGATGGGCGCCGCGCGGTGCGGCGCCGACGTGGTCATCGCCAGCCGCAACCTGGACTCCTGTGTGGCGACGGCCGACGAGATCACCGCGGCCACCGGTCGCGCCGCGTGGGCGTATCAGGTGCACGTGGGCCGGTGGGATCAACTCGACGGGCTGGTCGAGGCGGTGTACGAGCGGTTCGGCAAGGTGGACGTGCTGGTCAACAACGCCGGCATGTCGCCGTTGTACGAATCGCTGGGCTCGGTCACCGAGAAACTGTTCGACTCGGTCTTCAACCTGAATCTCAAAGGGCCGTTCCGGCTTTCGGCCCTGCTCGGTGAGCGCATGGTCGCCGACGGCGGCGGCGCCATCATCAACGTCAGCTCATCCGGATCGCTGCGGCCCGACCAGTACATGCTCCCCTACGCCGCGGCCAAGGCCGGACTCAACGCGATGACCGAGGGCCTGGCCAAGGCGTTCGGCCCGACCGTGCGCGTCAACACCCTGATGGCCGGGCCGTTCCTCACCGATGTCAGCAAGGCCTGGGACATGGCCGGCGACCCGTTCGGCCACCTGGCCCTGAAACGGGCCGGCAATCCGCCTGAGATCGTCGGCGCCGCACTGTTTCTGATGTCGGACGCGTCCAGCTTCACCACCGGATCGATCCTGCGGGTGGACGGCGGCTTGCCCTGA
- a CDS encoding TIGR03364 family FAD-dependent oxidoreductase — translation MGIHHSYDVVVVGAGIVGLAHAYHAQQRGLSVAVVDHADGVVGASVQNFGHACITAQSGVARDYGRNGREHWLDLSRKAGFWSAESGTFCVARHDDELAVMDEFAAARGDGEVRLLSREQILEQIPVVASGVTGGMYLPNDLQVDPRTAAPSIARWLESHGVDFHWRTAASGFQPGVVHTSRGPLRAGTTFVTVNCDVDRLFPELAERDGLLRCRLHMLRARLPLAFTLPAPLFTGWSLLRYSGFEELPSTEAVAARLRAEHPDYVAIDLHQMYTPQPDGSLLIGDTHYRDISAPPFQTEEGFAVLLEEARNLFGVKEIEVSERWQGVYTSAPDQEFLIEQPIEGTHVVTVTTGIGMTTSMGLAHDSVGNALDRLVATV, via the coding sequence ATGGGAATTCATCACAGCTACGACGTCGTGGTGGTCGGCGCAGGCATCGTCGGCCTGGCGCACGCCTATCACGCGCAGCAGCGGGGGCTCAGCGTCGCCGTTGTCGATCACGCCGACGGCGTCGTCGGCGCCTCGGTCCAGAACTTCGGCCACGCCTGCATCACCGCCCAGTCGGGCGTCGCCCGGGACTACGGCCGCAACGGACGTGAGCACTGGCTCGACCTGTCCCGCAAGGCGGGCTTCTGGTCCGCGGAGTCGGGCACGTTCTGCGTCGCGCGCCACGACGACGAGCTCGCGGTGATGGATGAGTTCGCCGCCGCACGCGGAGACGGCGAGGTGCGCCTGCTCAGCCGCGAGCAGATCCTCGAGCAGATCCCGGTGGTGGCCTCCGGAGTCACCGGCGGCATGTACCTGCCCAACGACCTGCAGGTCGACCCGCGCACGGCCGCCCCGTCGATCGCGCGGTGGCTGGAATCGCATGGTGTCGACTTCCATTGGCGCACCGCGGCATCCGGTTTCCAGCCCGGGGTGGTGCACACCTCACGCGGCCCGTTGCGCGCGGGTACGACGTTCGTCACGGTCAACTGCGACGTCGACCGGCTGTTCCCCGAGCTGGCTGAACGCGACGGTCTGCTGCGCTGCCGGCTGCACATGCTGCGGGCCCGGCTGCCGCTGGCCTTCACGCTGCCCGCACCCCTGTTCACCGGATGGTCACTGCTGAGGTACTCGGGATTCGAAGAACTTCCGAGCACCGAGGCGGTGGCCGCCCGGTTGCGTGCCGAACATCCCGACTACGTCGCGATCGACCTGCACCAGATGTACACCCCGCAGCCCGACGGCTCCCTGCTGATCGGCGACACCCACTACCGCGACATCTCCGCGCCACCGTTCCAGACCGAGGAGGGCTTCGCCGTCCTCCTGGAGGAAGCCCGGAACCTGTTCGGGGTCAAAGAAATCGAGGTGAGCGAGCGCTGGCAGGGCGTCTACACCTCCGCACCCGATCAGGAGTTCCTGATCGAACAGCCCATCGAGGGCACCCACGTCGTCACCGTCACCACCGGTATCGGCATGACCACCAGCATGGGCCTCGCCCACGACAGTGTCGGCAACGCGCTGGACCGACTCGTCGCAACCGTCTGA
- a CDS encoding phosphonatase-like hydrolase — protein sequence MGTNTTDPISLVVFDMAGTTVEDTGLVQQSFLAADSHAGLSKTDADREEMLRYVTDTMGQSKIVVFRHLAKGNEEQAQAANKEFERCYAQLVSEGNCSPIPGAEDVITSLRSSGIKTALTTGFARETQTAIIDALGWQNLADVVLCPAPGMRGRPYPDMPLTALMQTETDSVRSMIVLGDTSSDVISGLRAGARASIGVLTGAHNRAQLSDAGATHILDSVADLPALVAALR from the coding sequence ATGGGCACCAATACAACTGATCCGATCAGCCTGGTCGTGTTCGACATGGCCGGAACCACCGTCGAGGACACCGGACTGGTTCAGCAGTCCTTCCTCGCGGCCGACAGCCACGCCGGTCTGTCGAAAACCGACGCCGACCGTGAGGAGATGCTGCGCTACGTCACCGACACCATGGGCCAGTCCAAGATCGTGGTGTTCCGCCACCTGGCCAAGGGCAACGAGGAGCAGGCACAGGCCGCGAACAAGGAGTTCGAGCGCTGCTATGCCCAACTGGTCTCCGAGGGCAACTGCAGCCCTATCCCCGGCGCCGAAGATGTCATTACATCTTTGCGCTCAAGCGGCATCAAGACCGCGCTGACCACTGGGTTCGCCCGGGAGACGCAGACGGCCATCATCGACGCCCTGGGCTGGCAGAACCTCGCCGATGTGGTGTTGTGCCCGGCACCGGGCATGCGTGGCCGGCCCTACCCGGACATGCCGCTGACCGCGCTGATGCAGACCGAAACCGATTCGGTGCGTTCGATGATCGTGCTGGGCGACACCTCCTCCGACGTCATCAGCGGGCTGCGCGCCGGTGCGCGGGCCTCGATCGGCGTGCTGACCGGAGCCCACAACCGGGCCCAGCTGTCCGACGCCGGTGCCACCCACATCCTCGACAGCGTCGCCGACCTCCCTGCCCTGGTGGCCGCCCTCCGATAG
- a CDS encoding GntR family transcriptional regulator yields the protein MAGPRSRHEHVAAELRQRITRREYAIGQALPTESALCAEFDVSRGPVRQALATLKNEGLIRVSRGKPAEVRSHDATQTLDTFTPFTQWAERVGRTAGNRTIEVARRRASETAIEALGLTADDFVVEVLRVRLLDGEPAMIERSTFIDSVGSLLFDFDTDSGSMTDYLAGRGVYFDSMEHVLDAVAAGPDDAANLGIAPGSPLLRERRVSRDQHGVAFECADDRYRPDVVTFSIVNARTKFSSAEQT from the coding sequence ATGGCGGGGCCCCGTTCGCGCCATGAGCACGTCGCCGCCGAACTGCGTCAGCGCATCACCCGCCGCGAATACGCCATCGGTCAGGCGCTGCCCACCGAGAGTGCGCTGTGCGCGGAGTTCGACGTGTCCCGCGGCCCGGTCCGCCAGGCCCTGGCCACCCTCAAGAACGAGGGTCTGATCCGGGTCTCGCGCGGCAAGCCCGCGGAGGTCCGCAGTCATGACGCCACCCAGACGCTGGACACCTTCACCCCGTTCACGCAGTGGGCCGAGCGCGTCGGGCGGACCGCGGGTAACCGAACGATCGAGGTGGCTCGGCGACGCGCTTCCGAAACGGCCATCGAGGCACTGGGTTTGACGGCCGACGACTTCGTGGTTGAGGTACTGCGGGTGCGACTGCTCGACGGTGAACCGGCGATGATCGAGCGCAGCACATTCATCGACTCCGTGGGGTCCCTGCTGTTCGACTTCGACACCGACTCGGGCTCGATGACCGACTACCTGGCCGGTCGCGGCGTGTACTTCGACTCGATGGAGCACGTGCTCGACGCGGTGGCCGCCGGTCCGGACGACGCCGCCAATCTCGGGATCGCGCCGGGCAGTCCGCTGCTGCGAGAGCGCCGCGTCTCGCGTGATCAGCACGGCGTGGCCTTCGAGTGCGCCGACGACCGCTACCGGCCCGACGTGGTCACGTTCAGCATCGTCAACGCCCGCACCAAGTTCTCCTCCGCCGAACAGACGTGA
- a CDS encoding histidine phosphatase family protein, translated as MQLLLVRHALPLRSEPGQGSDPDLSADGIAQAQRLPAALARFPVRRLVSSPQRRAIQTAEPLAKELGLQVDVDDRLAEYDRDMSHYVPIEDIAKENPEELARLVSGHLPSSVDENAFMARINAAVEDLVATGDHDGTVAVFSHGGVINVLLHQILGTERLLSFHVDYASVTRLLSSRSGKLAVASVNGTEHVWDLLPRNVRW; from the coding sequence GTGCAACTGCTTCTCGTCCGACATGCTCTACCGCTCCGCAGCGAGCCCGGTCAAGGGTCTGACCCCGACCTGTCCGCCGACGGCATCGCCCAGGCGCAGCGGCTGCCCGCGGCCCTGGCCCGCTTTCCCGTCCGCCGGCTCGTCAGCAGCCCGCAGCGGCGCGCGATCCAGACCGCGGAACCGCTCGCCAAGGAGCTGGGGCTGCAGGTCGATGTCGACGACCGGCTCGCCGAGTACGACCGCGACATGTCGCACTACGTGCCGATCGAGGACATCGCCAAGGAGAACCCCGAGGAGCTGGCCCGGTTGGTGAGCGGTCACCTGCCCAGCAGCGTGGACGAGAACGCGTTCATGGCACGGATCAATGCCGCCGTCGAGGACCTGGTGGCCACCGGCGACCATGACGGCACCGTCGCGGTGTTCAGCCACGGCGGCGTGATCAATGTGCTGCTGCACCAGATCCTGGGCACCGAGCGGCTGCTGTCCTTCCACGTCGACTACGCCTCGGTCACCCGGCTGCTGTCCTCACGTTCGGGCAAGCTGGCCGTCGCCTCGGTCAACGGCACCGAACACGTATGGGACCTGCTGCCGCGAAATGTCCGGTGGTAA
- a CDS encoding ABC transporter substrate-binding protein produces MSLLALIVPLAVACGSSNPLGGGPISGDLKSITVGSADFPESKIIAEIYAQALEANDFQIRRQFGIGSRETYVPAVQDHSIDLIPEYTGNLLQYFDAEATATTSDQVLIALLKALPGDLSILYPSPAEDKDTLAVTAATAQRWNLKTVADLAAHSAEVKVGAPSEFQTRQTGLVGLKSRYGLDIAPANFVAISDGGGPATVQALNSGAVTAANIFSTSPAIEQYHLVPLEDPKNVFLAANVVPLVASQKMSDELKTVLDAVSAKLTTEALIELNTAVEGNAGVDPDEAAEKWIRDNGFDKRVPR; encoded by the coding sequence ATGTCCCTGCTCGCCCTGATCGTGCCGCTGGCGGTGGCCTGCGGAAGCTCCAATCCGCTGGGCGGTGGACCCATCTCGGGTGACCTGAAATCGATCACGGTCGGATCCGCTGACTTCCCGGAGTCCAAGATCATCGCCGAGATCTATGCCCAGGCTCTGGAGGCCAATGACTTTCAGATCCGCAGACAGTTCGGCATCGGCAGCCGCGAGACGTATGTGCCTGCCGTGCAGGACCACTCGATCGACCTGATCCCGGAATACACCGGAAATCTGCTGCAGTACTTCGACGCGGAGGCGACCGCCACGACGTCCGATCAGGTGCTGATCGCGCTGCTGAAGGCCCTCCCCGGGGACCTGTCGATCCTGTACCCCTCACCGGCCGAGGACAAGGACACCCTGGCGGTGACCGCGGCGACCGCCCAGCGCTGGAACCTCAAGACCGTCGCGGACCTGGCCGCGCACTCGGCTGAGGTGAAAGTCGGTGCACCATCGGAGTTTCAGACCCGTCAGACGGGTCTGGTCGGCCTGAAGTCCCGGTACGGCCTGGACATCGCACCGGCCAACTTCGTCGCGATCAGTGACGGTGGCGGCCCGGCCACCGTGCAAGCGCTGAACAGCGGCGCCGTCACGGCCGCGAACATCTTCAGCACCTCGCCCGCGATCGAGCAGTACCACCTGGTGCCCCTGGAGGATCCCAAGAACGTCTTCCTCGCCGCCAATGTCGTTCCGCTGGTGGCCTCGCAGAAGATGTCCGACGAACTCAAGACCGTGCTCGACGCGGTGTCGGCCAAGCTCACCACCGAGGCCCTGATCGAGTTGAACACCGCGGTGGAGGGCAATGCCGGCGTCGACCCCGACGAGGCGGCCGAAAAGTGGATCAGAGACAACGGATTCGACAAGCGGGTGCCGCGATGA
- a CDS encoding MFS transporter, with amino-acid sequence MTQTALSTPTTIVPRYKRWRIQIFAVTWIAYAGFYFTRQAFSVAKLGILEDPILSTSLTKSTLANLDAAYLAAYAAGQFVWGQVSDRYGPRVVILGGLAISAVATVFMGLLPALVFLLPLMIVQGLAQSTGWSPTLSNMAQFFSIGERGRVLGLWSTNYAFGGLVAAPILGWAAYDVFGSWRAAFFTGAAIVVGVFVLVLLFQRNRPQDVGLPPIEEYRASKDAREGVELDASPEAEAVAEPTPSWRESLKVVLGDSMVRTLGASYFLLKPARYAILLWGPVIVAERLVDGDKFQAVTIPVAFGVAGVLAPILLGRISDRVFSARRVPACVISLGILVAVLALFGPLTATGSPWIMVLVLGVIGLSVYGADAMISCVAAVDFGTSKHAGTAAGFINCCGSVGAILGGLLPGYLNTSTLFYGFAGAALLSMLLLIPHWNRMPAAD; translated from the coding sequence ATGACCCAAACCGCGCTGTCCACCCCCACAACGATCGTTCCGCGCTACAAGCGCTGGCGCATCCAGATCTTCGCCGTCACCTGGATCGCCTACGCCGGTTTCTATTTCACCCGTCAGGCCTTCTCGGTCGCCAAGCTCGGCATCCTCGAAGACCCGATCCTGTCCACCAGTCTGACCAAGAGCACCCTGGCCAACCTTGATGCCGCCTACCTCGCGGCCTACGCGGCGGGCCAGTTCGTCTGGGGCCAGGTGTCCGATCGGTACGGCCCGCGGGTGGTGATTCTCGGCGGCCTCGCCATCTCGGCCGTCGCCACCGTCTTCATGGGGCTGCTGCCCGCGCTGGTGTTCCTGCTGCCGCTGATGATCGTGCAGGGGCTGGCCCAGTCCACCGGCTGGTCCCCGACGTTGAGCAACATGGCCCAGTTCTTCTCGATCGGGGAGCGGGGCCGCGTCCTCGGATTGTGGAGCACTAACTACGCGTTCGGCGGTCTGGTGGCCGCGCCGATTCTGGGTTGGGCCGCCTACGACGTGTTCGGCTCGTGGCGGGCGGCGTTCTTCACCGGGGCCGCAATCGTGGTCGGGGTGTTCGTGCTCGTGCTGCTGTTCCAGCGCAACCGGCCCCAGGACGTCGGGTTGCCGCCGATCGAGGAGTACCGGGCCTCTAAGGACGCACGAGAAGGTGTCGAACTCGACGCGTCGCCCGAGGCCGAGGCGGTTGCCGAGCCGACCCCGTCGTGGCGGGAATCGCTGAAGGTGGTGCTGGGCGACAGTATGGTGAGAACCCTTGGCGCGTCGTATTTCCTGCTCAAGCCGGCCCGGTACGCGATCCTGTTGTGGGGCCCGGTGATCGTCGCGGAACGGCTGGTCGACGGTGACAAGTTCCAGGCCGTGACCATCCCGGTGGCATTCGGTGTGGCAGGTGTGCTCGCCCCGATCCTGCTCGGCCGGATCTCCGATCGGGTGTTCAGTGCGCGCCGGGTGCCGGCCTGTGTGATCAGCCTGGGGATCCTGGTGGCGGTGCTGGCGCTGTTCGGTCCGCTCACCGCGACGGGCAGTCCCTGGATCATGGTGCTGGTGCTCGGCGTGATCGGCCTGAGTGTCTATGGCGCGGACGCGATGATCTCCTGTGTCGCCGCGGTGGACTTCGGTACCTCCAAACACGCGGGGACCGCGGCCGGCTTCATCAACTGTTGCGGTTCGGTCGGCGCGATCCTCGGTGGGTTGTTGCCCGGATATCTCAACACGTCCACGTTGTTCTACGGATTCGCCGGGGCGGCACTGCTTTCCATGTTGCTGCTCATCCCGCACTGGAACCGGATGCCCGCGGCTGACTGA